One Halostagnicola kamekurae DNA segment encodes these proteins:
- a CDS encoding DNA-binding protein — MSGTPSDDDIEELRKQKMEELQNRAENQGNEQAQEAAQQQADAQKQALLRQHLTDDARKRLNTVKMSKEQFGEQVERQVVALAQSGRIQGKIDDEKMKQLLKELQPEKKSFDIKRR; from the coding sequence ATGAGTGGCACGCCTTCGGACGACGACATCGAAGAGCTTCGAAAGCAGAAAATGGAGGAGCTACAGAACCGCGCGGAGAATCAGGGCAACGAACAGGCCCAGGAGGCCGCCCAGCAGCAGGCCGACGCCCAGAAACAGGCATTGCTCCGCCAGCACCTGACCGACGACGCTCGAAAGCGACTCAACACCGTCAAGATGAGCAAAGAGCAGTTCGGTGAACAGGTCGAACGCCAGGTCGTCGCGCTCGCACAGAGCGGCCGCATTCAGGGCAAGATCGACGACGAGAAGATGAAACAGCTGCTCAAGGAACTCCAGCCCGAGAAGAAGAGCTTCGACATCAAGCGGCGCTGA
- a CDS encoding site-2 protease family protein, with protein sequence MDGPDSSAVGRHWYSSANDDAADPPDEGPPLERIESTFVVSETRREGETLLYVGTPLVSPESMMRELWSVFREAGYEARLTVRDGRYVIVAEPTRLGIGGIPWTNILLFVATVVSTLFAGSMWYYIDPFSNPTEIWRAWPFTAAILGVLGVHEMGHYLMSRYHRVSASLPYFIPIPTLIGTMGAVIKMKGRMPNRKALFDIGAAGPLAGLVATVGVISVGLHLPPVTVPDALLNNPNTVEIQLGYPPLLEFLASAFDQPLYRNNPARDVNPVVIGGWVGLFVTFLNLIPVGQLDGGHILRSMAGSVQQTIAAIVPGALFALAGYLYYVGDHSLNTVTIWGFWGLITLFVAAAGPAQPVHDEPLDPKRFALGAVTFGVGLLCFTPVPVMIVG encoded by the coding sequence ATGGACGGTCCGGATTCGTCCGCCGTTGGACGACACTGGTATTCCTCCGCGAACGACGACGCCGCCGATCCGCCCGACGAGGGACCGCCGCTCGAGCGGATCGAGTCGACGTTCGTCGTTTCCGAAACACGACGGGAGGGCGAGACGCTTCTGTACGTCGGGACGCCGCTCGTTTCGCCCGAGTCGATGATGCGCGAACTGTGGTCGGTCTTTCGCGAAGCCGGCTACGAGGCGCGTTTGACGGTTCGGGACGGCCGGTACGTTATCGTCGCCGAGCCGACTCGCCTCGGAATCGGCGGCATCCCCTGGACGAACATCCTTCTGTTCGTGGCGACGGTCGTCTCGACGCTGTTTGCCGGTTCCATGTGGTACTACATCGATCCGTTTTCGAATCCGACGGAGATCTGGCGAGCCTGGCCGTTTACCGCGGCCATCCTCGGCGTCCTCGGCGTTCACGAGATGGGACACTACCTGATGAGTCGGTACCACAGGGTCAGCGCCTCGCTTCCCTATTTCATCCCCATTCCGACGCTCATCGGAACGATGGGTGCGGTGATCAAGATGAAAGGTCGAATGCCGAATCGAAAGGCGCTGTTCGATATCGGCGCTGCTGGACCGCTCGCGGGACTCGTCGCGACGGTCGGCGTGATCAGCGTCGGCCTCCACCTGCCGCCGGTCACCGTTCCCGACGCGCTTCTCAATAATCCGAACACGGTCGAGATCCAACTCGGCTATCCGCCGTTGCTCGAGTTTCTCGCATCGGCGTTCGACCAGCCGCTGTACCGAAACAATCCCGCGAGGGACGTCAATCCGGTCGTGATCGGCGGCTGGGTCGGGCTATTCGTCACGTTCTTGAATCTCATCCCCGTCGGCCAACTCGATGGCGGACACATCCTACGTTCCATGGCCGGATCCGTCCAGCAAACGATCGCCGCTATCGTCCCCGGCGCGCTGTTCGCGCTCGCGGGCTATCTCTACTACGTCGGCGATCACAGCCTCAACACGGTCACGATCTGGGGGTTCTGGGGACTGATCACGCTCTTCGTCGCGGCCGCCGGTCCCGCCCAGCCGGTCCACGACGAGCCGCTCGACCCGAAGCGCTTCGCGCTCGGCGCGGTGACGTTCGGGGTCGGACTCCTCTGTTTCACGCCGGTTCCGGTCATGATCGTCGGCTGA
- a CDS encoding molybdopterin synthase, whose protein sequence is MHVLGVLDRASSDPARLEAVVDRVVDRLSRAGRVGVVRYDATIADGTQESLTPGGDVTYELGADGDWAAAGTGLSIGDALDTLARDCAYAVVVGVSMPRYPSIVVGESDSNEESGPVLASIASPADLESVPLREELEGYEPHETLDSLVSELKRSPKADRAGAIATFTGRVRARDDPEDDRTEYLEFEKYEGVAAQRMAAIREELEARDGVYEVRMYHRTGIVEDGEDIVFVVVLAGHRAEAFRTVEDGIDRLKDEVPLFKKEVTVEDEFWVHDRTS, encoded by the coding sequence ATGCACGTACTCGGAGTTCTCGACCGCGCCTCGAGCGATCCGGCGCGCCTCGAGGCGGTCGTCGACCGCGTGGTCGATCGCCTCTCTCGAGCAGGGCGCGTCGGCGTCGTCCGCTACGACGCGACGATCGCCGACGGGACCCAGGAATCGCTGACTCCCGGCGGCGACGTGACCTACGAACTGGGGGCCGACGGCGACTGGGCCGCCGCCGGCACCGGCCTCTCGATCGGCGACGCGCTCGATACGCTCGCTCGAGACTGCGCGTACGCGGTCGTCGTGGGCGTCTCGATGCCGCGGTATCCGTCGATCGTGGTCGGCGAGTCGGACTCCAACGAGGAGAGCGGTCCCGTCCTCGCGTCGATCGCCTCGCCCGCCGACCTGGAATCGGTACCCCTCCGCGAGGAACTCGAGGGCTACGAACCGCACGAAACCCTCGACTCCCTCGTCAGCGAGCTAAAGCGCTCGCCGAAAGCCGATCGCGCCGGTGCGATCGCGACGTTTACCGGCCGGGTGCGCGCGAGAGACGACCCCGAGGACGACCGGACGGAGTACCTCGAGTTCGAGAAGTACGAGGGCGTCGCAGCACAGCGGATGGCGGCGATTCGCGAGGAACTCGAGGCTCGAGACGGCGTCTACGAGGTCCGCATGTATCACCGAACAGGTATCGTCGAAGACGGCGAAGACATCGTGTTCGTCGTCGTCCTCGCCGGACATCGTGCGGAGGCGTTTCGGACGGTCGAAGACGGGATCGACCGGCTGAAAGACGAGGTCCCGCTGTTCAAAAAGGAGGTCACCGTTGAGGACGAATTCTGGGTGCACGACCGGACCAGTTGA
- the thiL gene encoding thiamine-phosphate kinase codes for MDERAALAVLEDELGPVGDDAAVVDDLVVTTDMLHETTDFPPGTTRYTAGWRAVGASLSDVAAMGGQATAAVAAYAAPEFDEEELLAFVRGASDVCERVGAEYVGGDLDGHEEFTVATTAFGTTDAPVRRSGAAVGDRVCVTGTLGRSAAALELFDRAKLERDDGSGDWSGSTETDANERDAALERANELFRFEPRVGAGRALAPHASAMMDSSDGLARSLHQLSEASDCGFAVDAETIPVDDAVFETTETDEAALERTITFGEDFELVATIPETALEAAQAATTVPLTPIGTVVESDITIDGEPLSDRGYTHG; via the coding sequence ATGGACGAACGGGCCGCGCTGGCAGTGCTCGAGGACGAACTCGGGCCGGTCGGGGACGATGCTGCCGTCGTCGACGACCTCGTCGTGACGACGGACATGCTCCACGAGACGACCGACTTCCCGCCGGGAACCACCCGATACACCGCGGGTTGGCGGGCCGTCGGCGCGTCGCTCTCCGACGTCGCCGCGATGGGCGGACAAGCGACCGCTGCCGTCGCGGCCTACGCCGCGCCAGAGTTCGACGAGGAGGAGCTACTGGCGTTCGTTCGCGGCGCGAGCGACGTCTGCGAGCGCGTCGGCGCGGAGTACGTCGGCGGCGACCTCGACGGCCACGAGGAGTTCACCGTCGCGACGACGGCGTTCGGAACGACGGACGCACCCGTCCGCCGGAGCGGCGCGGCGGTCGGCGACCGCGTCTGCGTCACCGGGACGCTCGGCCGCAGCGCGGCCGCCCTCGAGTTGTTCGACCGTGCTAAACTCGAGCGCGACGACGGATCCGGTGACTGGTCGGGTAGCACCGAAACGGACGCGAACGAACGAGACGCCGCGCTCGAGCGGGCGAACGAGCTGTTTCGGTTCGAGCCGCGAGTCGGGGCCGGACGGGCGCTCGCCCCTCACGCGAGCGCGATGATGGACTCGAGCGACGGGCTCGCCCGGTCGCTCCACCAGCTTTCCGAAGCGTCGGACTGCGGGTTCGCCGTCGACGCCGAGACGATCCCGGTCGACGACGCCGTCTTCGAGACGACCGAAACGGACGAGGCGGCCCTCGAGCGCACGATCACCTTCGGCGAGGACTTCGAACTCGTCGCGACGATTCCAGAGACTGCGCTCGAAGCCGCACAGGCCGCGACGACGGTGCCGCTCACACCGATCGGGACCGTCGTCGAGAGCGACATCACGATCGACGGCGAACCGCTCTCGGATCGGGGATACACGCACGGCTAG
- a CDS encoding 30S ribosomal protein S19e → MATMYDVPADALIQALAADLEDRLDEPDWAQFTKTGASRELPPEQEDFWAVRAASLLRKVADTGPVGVERLSTEYGGAKGGTNRYQVSADKRTDGSRNVIRTILQQLEEEDLVETAEGQGRRITAEGRSLLDETAGDVLEDLDRPELERYA, encoded by the coding sequence ATGGCTACGATGTACGACGTTCCGGCGGACGCGCTGATTCAGGCGCTCGCCGCGGACCTCGAGGACCGACTCGACGAACCCGACTGGGCACAGTTCACGAAAACCGGCGCGAGCCGCGAGCTTCCGCCGGAACAGGAGGACTTCTGGGCAGTTCGGGCTGCCAGTCTGCTCCGCAAGGTCGCCGACACCGGCCCGGTCGGCGTCGAGCGACTCTCGACCGAGTACGGCGGCGCGAAAGGCGGCACGAACCGCTATCAGGTCTCCGCCGACAAGCGAACCGACGGCTCGCGAAACGTGATCCGGACCATCCTCCAGCAACTCGAAGAGGAAGACCTCGTCGAGACCGCGGAGGGACAGGGCCGCCGAATCACCGCCGAGGGACGCAGCCTCCTCGACGAGACCGCCGGCGACGTCCTCGAAGACCTCGATCGTCCGGAACTCGAGCGCTACGCATAA
- a CDS encoding DUF7123 family protein: MSTTAHPSTESKERRLKNYLRKRVEDGELYFKGKFIADDVGMSPKEIGAMMVKLSESATDLEVEKWSYTSATTWRVESA; encoded by the coding sequence ATGAGCACTACAGCCCACCCCTCCACGGAAAGCAAGGAACGTCGCCTGAAGAACTACCTGCGCAAACGCGTAGAAGACGGCGAACTGTACTTCAAAGGCAAGTTCATCGCTGACGACGTCGGCATGTCCCCCAAAGAGATCGGCGCGATGATGGTCAAACTCTCGGAGTCCGCGACGGACCTCGAGGTCGAGAAGTGGTCCTACACGAGCGCGACCACCTGGCGCGTCGAGTCCGCGTAA
- a CDS encoding DUF7411 family protein, whose amino-acid sequence MRLGVLYSGGKDSTLAAVLLDRFYDVTLVTAHFGVTDDWKHARATARATDFPFERLRLDPDVAEEAVGRIREDGFPRNGIQLVHQHALERAAEAGYDAVADGTRRDDRVPTVSRAQAQSLEDRHGVDYIAPLSGFGRTAVDRIVEDTLDVTVGPSEEITRADYEAELRALLVEADGEAAIEECFPDHEQTYVTDLQ is encoded by the coding sequence ATGCGGCTCGGAGTGCTCTACAGCGGCGGCAAGGATTCGACGCTCGCGGCCGTCCTCCTCGATCGGTTCTACGACGTGACGCTGGTGACGGCCCACTTCGGCGTCACCGACGACTGGAAACACGCTCGAGCGACCGCTCGCGCGACGGACTTTCCGTTCGAACGCCTCCGGCTCGACCCGGACGTCGCCGAGGAGGCCGTCGGCCGGATCCGCGAGGACGGCTTTCCCCGCAACGGCATTCAGCTCGTCCACCAGCACGCCTTAGAACGGGCGGCCGAAGCGGGGTACGACGCGGTCGCCGACGGCACGCGCCGGGACGACCGGGTGCCGACAGTTTCGCGCGCGCAGGCCCAGAGCCTCGAGGACCGACACGGTGTCGACTACATCGCGCCGCTCTCCGGGTTCGGACGGACTGCCGTCGACCGGATCGTCGAGGACACGCTCGACGTGACCGTCGGTCCGAGCGAGGAGATCACGCGAGCGGATTATGAGGCCGAACTCAGAGCGCTTCTCGTCGAAGCGGACGGCGAGGCCGCGATCGAGGAGTGCTTTCCCGACCACGAGCAGACGTACGTGACGGATCTGCAGTGA